A stretch of Bos mutus isolate GX-2022 chromosome 8, NWIPB_WYAK_1.1, whole genome shotgun sequence DNA encodes these proteins:
- the LOC102265393 gene encoding LOW QUALITY PROTEIN: olfactory receptor 13C7 (The sequence of the model RefSeq protein was modified relative to this genomic sequence to represent the inferred CDS: inserted 2 bases in 2 codons), with translation MESANQTASVTEFIFLGLSAHPKLEKTLFVLILLTYLVILLGNGXLILVTIFDSHLHTPMYFFLGNLSFLDICYTTSSVPLILDSFLTXRKTIPFSACAVQMFLSFAMGATECVLLGMMAFDRYMAICNPLRYPIVMSKAVYVPMAAGSWAAGWAASMVQTSLAMRLPFCGDNVINHFTCEILAVLRLACADISINVVSMGVTNVIFLGVPVLLIFVSYIFILTTILRIPSAEGRKKAFSTCSAHLTVVVIFYGTILFMYGKPKSKDPLGADKQDLSNKLTSLFYGVVTPMLNPIIYSLRNKDVKAAVRNLVSQKCFIW, from the exons ATGGAAAGTGCCAACCAGACAGCCTCTGTGACAGAGTTCATTTTCCTGGGCCTCTCAGCCCACCCAAAGCTGGAGAAAACACTCTTTGTGCTCATCCTGCTCACGTACCTGGTGATCCTACTGGGCAACG TCCTCATCCTGGTGACCATCTTTGACTCCCACCTGCACacacccatgtacttcttcctgggGAATCTCTCCTTCCTGGACATCTGCTATACAACTTCCTCAGTCCCCCTCATCCTTGAcagcttcctga ccaggaaaaccattcccttctcagccTGTGCTGTGCAGATGTTCCTCTCCTTTGCCATGGGGGCCACAGAGTGTGTGCTTCTGGGCATGATGGCATTTGACCGCTATATGGCCATCTGCAACCCCCTGAGGTACCCCATAGTCATGAGCAAGGCTGTCTATGTGCCCATGGCTGCTGGCTCCTGGGCAGCTGGATGGGCTGCCTCTATGGTTCAAACATCCCTTGCGATGAGGCTGCCCTTCTGTGGGGACAATGTCATCAACCACTTCACCTGTGAGATCCTGGCTGTCCTGAGGCTGGCCTGTGCTGACATCTCCATCAATGTGGTCAGTATGGGGGTGACTAATGTGATCTTCCTGGGGGTCCCAGTTCTGCTCATCTTTGTCTCCTACATCTTCATCCTCACCACCATCCTGAGAATACCTTCAGCTGAGGGGAGGAAAaaggccttctccacctgctctgCCCACCTCACAGTTGTGGTCATCTTCTATGGGACCATCCTCTTCATGTATGGGAAGCCCAAATCCAAGGACCCTCTAGGGGCAGACAAACAGGACCTTTCAAACAAGCTCACCTCTCTCTTCTATGGGGTGGTGACCCCCATGCTCAACCCCATCATCTACAGCCTCAGGAACAAGGATGTGAAGGCTGCTGTGCGGAACCTGGTGAGTCAGAAATGCTTCATCTGGTGA
- the LOC102288063 gene encoding olfactory receptor 13C7, which yields MDRSNWTSPLVGFVLLGLSAHPKLEKMFFVLILLMYLVILLGNGVLILVTILDSHLRTPMYFFLGNLSFLDICYTTSSVPLILDSFLTPRKTIPFSACAVQMFLSFAMGATECMLLGMMAFDRYVAICNPLRYPEVMSKAVYVPMAAGSWVAGSTSAMVQTSLAMRLPFCGDNVINHFTCEILAVLKLACADISINIISMAMANVIFLGIPVLFIFFSYVFIIATILKIPSAEGRKKTFSTCSAHLTVVVIFYGTILFMYGKPKSKDPLGADKQDVADKLTSLFYGVVTPMLNPIIYSLRNKDVKAAMRNLVTQKCFNW from the coding sequence ATGGACAGATCCAATTGGACCTCCCCCCTGGTGGGGTTCGTTCTCCTGGGCCTCTCAGCCCACCCAAAGCTGGAGAAAATGTTCTTTGTGCTCATCCTGCTCATGTACCTGGTGATCCTGCTGGGCAATGGGGTCCTCATCCTGGTGACCATCCTTGACTCCCACCTGCGCacacccatgtacttcttcctgggGAACCTCTCCTTCCTGGACATCTGCTACACAACCTCCTCAGTCCCCCTCATCCTTGACAGCTTCCTGACACCCAGGaaaaccattcccttctcagccTGTGCTGTGCAGATGTTCCTCTCCTTTGCCATGGGGGCCACAGAGTGTATGCTTCTGGGCATGATGGCGTTTgatcgctatgtggccatctgcaaccCTCTAAGGTACCCTGAGGTCATGAGCAAGGCTGTCTATGTGCCCATGGCTGCTGGCTCCTGGGTAGCTGGAAGCACCAGTGCCATGGTGCAGACATCCCTAGCAATGCGACTGCCCTTCTGTGGGGACAACGTCATTAACCACTTCACCTGTGAGATCCTGGCTGTCCTGAAGTTGGCCTGTGCTGACATCTCCATCAATATAATCAGTATGGCGATGGCCAATGTGATCTTTCTGGGCATCCCAGTTCTGTTCATCTTTTTCTCCTATGTGTTCATCATTGCTACCATCTTGAAGATCCCCTCAGCTGAGGGGAGGAAAAAGACCTTCTCCACCTGCTCTGCCCACCTCACAGTTGTGGTCATCTTCTATGGGACCATCCTCTTCATGTATGGGAAGCCCAAATCCAAGGACCCTCTGGGGGCAGACAAACAGGATGTTGCAGACAAGCTCACCTCCCTCTTCTATGGGGTGGTGACCCCCATGCTCAACCCCATCATCTACAGCCTCAGGAACAAGGATGTGAAGGCTGCTATGAGGAACCTGGTGACTCAGAAATGCTTCAACTGGTGA
- the LOC102287779 gene encoding olfactory receptor 2S2, whose product MEKPNQTSPLVGFILLGLSAHPKLEKTFFVLILLMYLVILLGNGVLILVTILDSCLHMPMYFFLENLSFLDICYTTSSVPLVLDSFLTPQKTISFSACAVQMFLSFSMAGTECVLLSMMAFDRYVAICNPLRYSVVMSKAVYVPMAAGSWAIGGVASLVHTSLVIQLPFCGANIINHFTCEILAVLKLACADISISVISMEVTNVIFLGVPVLFISVSYVFIIATILRIPSAEGKKKAFSTCSAHLTVVIIFYGTLFFMYGKPKSKDSQGADKEDLADKLIPLFYGVVIPMLNPIIYSLRNNDVKAAVRNLVSQKCFRR is encoded by the coding sequence ATGGAAAAACCTAATCAGACCTCCCCCCTGGTGGGGTTCATTCTCCTGGGCCTGTCAGCCCACCCAAAGCTAGAGAAAACGTTCTTTGTGCTCATCCTGCTTATGTACCTGGTAATCCTGCTGGGCAATGGGGTCCTCATCCTGGTGACCATCCTTGACTCCTGCCTGCACATGCCCATGTACTTCTTCTTGGAGAACCTCTCCTTCCTGGATATCTGCTACACAACCTCCTCAGTCCCACTGGTCCTGGATAGCTTCCTGACCCCCCAGAAAACCATCTCCTTCTCAGCCTGTGCCGTGCAGATGTTCCTCTCCTTTTCCATGGCGGGAACAGAGTGTGTGCTCCTGAGCATGATGGCGTTTGATCGCTACGTGGCCATCTGCAACCCCCTGAGGTACTCTGTGGTCATGAGCAAGGCTGTCTATGTGCCCATGGCTGCTGGCTCCTGGGCTATTGGTGGTGTTGCTTCTCTGGTTCACACATCCTTGGTAATTCAGCTGCCCTTCTGTGGGGCCAATATCATCAACCACTTCACCTGTGAGATCCTGGCTGTCCTGAAGTTGGCTTGTGCTGACATCtccatcagtgtgatcagcatgGAGGTGACCAATGTGATCTTCCTGGGGGTCCCAGTTCTGTTCAtctctgtctcttatgtcttcatCATTGCTACCATCCTGAGGATCCCCTCCGCTGAGGGGAAGAAAAAGGCTTTCTCCACTTGCTCTGCCCACCTCACTGTGGTGATAATATTCTATGGGACCTTATTTTTCATGTATGGAAAGCCCAAGTCTAAGGACTCTCAGGGTGCAGACAAAGAGGACCTTGCAGACAAGCTCATTCCCCTCTTCTACGGGGTGGTGATCCCCATGCTCAACCCCATcatctacagcctgaggaacaaTGACGTGAAGGCTGCTGTGCGGAACCTGGTGAGTCAGAAATGCTTCAGGAGATGA